From Bradyrhizobium sp. NDS-1, the proteins below share one genomic window:
- the rplQ gene encoding 50S ribosomal protein L17: MRHGKVHRKLNRTAEHRRAMFANMCAALIKHEQIVTTLPKAKELRPIVEKLVTLGKKGGLAMRRQAISEMRDKDQVKKLFDVLAPRYKDRQGGYTRIIKAGFRYGDNAAMAVIEFVDRDVDAKGQDSGPVQEKEAEAA, from the coding sequence ATGCGTCACGGCAAGGTTCATCGGAAGCTCAACCGCACGGCCGAGCATCGCCGCGCGATGTTCGCCAACATGTGCGCCGCGCTGATCAAGCACGAGCAGATCGTCACCACGCTGCCCAAGGCCAAGGAGCTTCGTCCGATCGTCGAGAAGCTCGTCACCCTCGGCAAGAAGGGTGGCCTCGCCATGCGCCGCCAGGCGATCTCCGAGATGCGCGACAAGGACCAGGTCAAGAAGCTGTTCGACGTCTTGGCGCCCCGCTACAAGGATCGCCAGGGCGGCTACACCCGCATCATCAAGGCTGGCTTCCGCTACGGCGACAATGCCGCGATGGCCGTGATCGAGTTCGTCGATCGCGACGTCGATGCCAAGGGCCAGGATTCCGGTCCGGTGCAGGAAAAGGAAGCCGAGGCGGCGTAA
- the rpsK gene encoding 30S ribosomal protein S11, producing MGKEATRVRRRERKNIASGVAHVNSSFNNTTITITDAQGNTIAWSSAGTMGFKGSRKSTPYAAQVAAEDVSKKAQEHGMRTLEVEVAGPGSGRESALRALQAAGFTVTSIRDVTTIPHNGCRPRKRRRV from the coding sequence ATGGGCAAGGAAGCCACCCGCGTTCGTCGTCGTGAGCGCAAGAACATCGCCTCCGGCGTCGCGCATGTGAACTCGTCGTTCAACAACACGACCATCACCATCACCGACGCGCAGGGCAACACGATTGCCTGGTCCTCCGCCGGCACGATGGGCTTCAAGGGCTCGCGCAAGTCGACCCCCTACGCCGCGCAGGTTGCCGCCGAGGACGTGTCCAAGAAGGCGCAGGAGCACGGCATGCGCACGCTGGAAGTCGAAGTTGCCGGTCCCGGTTCGGGCCGTGAATCGGCGCTCCGCGCGCTCCAGGCCGCAGGCTTCACCGTCACCTCGATCCGTGACGTGACCACGATCCCGCACAACGGTTGCCGTCCCCGCAAGCGTCGGCGCGTTTGA
- the rpsM gene encoding 30S ribosomal protein S13 — MARIAGVNIPTNKRVLIALQYIHGIGQKIAGEILEKVKIPVDRRVNQLSDAEVLQIREVIDRDYLVEGDLRREVGINIKRLMDLGCYRGLRHRRGLPVRGQRTHTNARTRKGPAKAIAGKKK; from the coding sequence TTGGCCCGTATTGCCGGCGTGAACATTCCCACCAACAAGCGCGTGCTGATCGCGCTCCAGTACATCCACGGCATCGGTCAGAAGATCGCCGGCGAGATCCTGGAGAAGGTGAAGATCCCCGTGGATCGTCGCGTCAATCAGCTCAGCGATGCCGAAGTGCTCCAGATCCGCGAAGTGATCGACCGCGACTATCTCGTCGAGGGCGACCTGCGCCGCGAGGTCGGCATCAACATCAAGCGTCTGATGGACCTCGGCTGCTATCGCGGCCTGCGTCATCGCCGCGGTCTGCCGGTGCGCGGCCAGCGCACCCACACCAATGCGCGTACGCGCAAGGGTCCGGCGAAGGCCATCGCCGGCAAGAAGAAGTAA
- a CDS encoding Bug family tripartite tricarboxylate transporter substrate binding protein, translating to MKRTALAVALGFLGLMGGNSLAPAQAVYPEKSLQLIVPFPPGGASDVVARIIGGELETRLGKPVLIMNRPGGGTTIAAKEVARAAPDGYTLFFSSNSSFTLPAAVKESVPYDAAKDFEPLGQVGKITLVLVTYKDNPIKDVAALVAEAKANPDKLSLASFGVATVSHFAGELFKSAAGIKMVHLPYKGSAPAMNDLIGKHIQYHVDTVIAVKPQIEAGTVKVLAVFSGKRTPFLPDAPTLAELGYGNIDFASWGAVVAPKGLPPAIHDKLSSTLEGTINNPSVAERFAKVGFEPGFARYSDWPGAIGKETVEMKAIAQKAGIKED from the coding sequence ATGAAGAGAACCGCCCTCGCTGTTGCGCTCGGGTTTCTCGGCCTGATGGGCGGCAATTCGCTCGCGCCGGCACAAGCAGTCTATCCGGAAAAATCGTTGCAATTGATCGTCCCCTTTCCGCCGGGCGGCGCCTCTGACGTGGTCGCGCGCATCATCGGCGGCGAACTGGAGACGCGGCTCGGCAAGCCCGTGCTCATCATGAACCGTCCCGGCGGCGGCACCACGATCGCGGCCAAGGAAGTCGCGCGCGCGGCGCCCGACGGATACACCCTGTTCTTCAGCTCGAACTCGAGCTTCACGCTGCCGGCGGCCGTGAAGGAAAGTGTGCCGTACGACGCGGCGAAGGATTTCGAGCCGCTCGGCCAGGTCGGCAAGATCACGCTGGTGCTGGTCACCTACAAGGACAACCCGATCAAGGACGTGGCTGCGCTCGTCGCCGAGGCGAAGGCCAATCCCGACAAGCTGTCGCTCGCTTCCTTTGGCGTGGCGACCGTGTCGCATTTTGCCGGTGAGCTGTTCAAATCGGCCGCCGGGATCAAGATGGTCCACCTGCCCTACAAGGGCAGCGCGCCGGCCATGAACGACCTGATCGGCAAGCACATCCAGTACCACGTCGACACGGTGATCGCCGTCAAGCCGCAGATCGAGGCCGGCACCGTCAAGGTGCTCGCGGTGTTCTCGGGCAAGCGCACGCCTTTCCTGCCCGACGCGCCGACGCTCGCCGAGCTCGGCTACGGCAACATCGATTTCGCCTCATGGGGCGCCGTCGTCGCTCCCAAGGGTCTGCCGCCGGCCATTCACGACAAGCTCTCGTCGACCCTGGAGGGGACGATCAACAATCCCTCCGTAGCCGAGCGCTTCGCCAAGGTCGGCTTCGAGCCCGGCTTCGCGCGTTACAGCGATTGGCCGGGCGCCATCGGCAAGGAGACCGTTGAAATGAAGGCGATCGCGCAAAAGGCGGGGATCAAGGAAGACTAG
- a CDS encoding DNA-directed RNA polymerase subunit alpha yields the protein MGETVTIQKNWQELIRPNKLQVTPGSDSNRFATIVAEPLERGFGQTLGNALRRILLSSLQGAAVQSVHIDGVLHEFSSIAGVREDVTDIVLNIKDISIKMQGEGPKRMVVKKSGPGVVTAGDIQTVGDVVVLNPDLQICTLDEGAEIRMEFTVATGKGYVPAERNRPEDAPIGLIPVDSLYSPVRKVSYKVENTREGQILDYDKLTMTIETNGAISPDDSVAYAARILQDQLNVFVNFEEPRKEVAQEIIPDLAFNPAFLKKVDELELSVRSANCLKNDNIVYIGDLVQKSEAEMLRTPNFGRKSLNEIKEVLAQMGLHLGMEVPGWPPENIDELAKRFEDHY from the coding sequence ATGGGTGAAACAGTGACGATCCAGAAAAATTGGCAAGAACTGATTCGACCGAACAAGCTCCAGGTCACGCCGGGCAGCGATTCGAACCGCTTCGCGACCATCGTCGCCGAGCCGCTCGAGCGCGGCTTCGGCCAGACTCTCGGCAACGCGCTGCGCCGCATCCTGCTCTCCTCGCTCCAGGGCGCGGCGGTGCAGTCGGTGCACATCGACGGCGTCCTGCACGAGTTCTCCTCGATCGCGGGCGTCCGTGAGGACGTCACCGACATCGTGCTCAACATCAAGGACATCTCGATCAAGATGCAGGGCGAGGGCCCCAAGCGCATGGTCGTGAAGAAGTCCGGCCCGGGCGTCGTCACCGCCGGCGACATCCAGACTGTCGGCGACGTCGTGGTGCTCAACCCGGACCTGCAGATCTGCACCCTCGACGAGGGCGCCGAGATTCGCATGGAGTTCACGGTTGCGACCGGCAAGGGCTACGTGCCCGCCGAGCGCAACCGCCCCGAGGATGCGCCGATCGGCCTGATCCCGGTCGACAGCCTGTACTCGCCGGTTCGCAAGGTCTCCTACAAGGTCGAGAACACCCGCGAGGGCCAGATCCTCGACTACGACAAGCTGACCATGACGATCGAGACCAATGGTGCGATCTCGCCGGATGACTCGGTGGCTTACGCTGCCCGCATCCTGCAGGATCAGCTCAACGTGTTCGTCAACTTCGAAGAGCCGCGCAAGGAAGTCGCCCAGGAGATCATCCCGGACCTCGCCTTCAACCCGGCCTTCCTCAAGAAGGTGGACGAGCTCGAGCTGTCGGTGCGTTCAGCCAACTGCTTGAAGAACGACAACATCGTCTACATCGGCGATCTCGTGCAGAAGAGCGAGGCGGAGATGCTCCGCACCCCGAACTTCGGCCGCAAGTCGCTGAACGAGATCAAGGAAGTGCTGGCCCAGATGGGTCTGCATCTCGGCATGGAAGTGCCGGGCTGGCCGCCGGAGAACATCGACGAGCTCGCCAAGCGCTTCGAAGATCATTACTGA